The Zingiber officinale cultivar Zhangliang chromosome 10A, Zo_v1.1, whole genome shotgun sequence genome contains a region encoding:
- the LOC122027229 gene encoding FCS-Like Zinc finger 6-like, with amino-acid sequence MVLGKRQSIRRTTSMTEFAAGSVASDAEAIQTHPDQDNLGGGLINRLPVHNRSAGAADWLGSRYQERHNLATMPQGVGLRRNSADLAAVEAARFLRECGLCKRLLGPGRDIFMYRGEAFCSFECRQQHMKHDERKDKCSMVSIKDSTAPAANSNEQSGNGETLAAV; translated from the exons ATGGTGCTCGGGAAGCGGCAGTCCATCCGCCGGACTACCAGCATGACCGAGTTTGCCGCTGGCTCCGTCGCCTCCGACGCTGAGGCCATACAGACGCATCCCGACCAAGATAATCTCGGCGGAGGACTCATCAACCGCCTTCCCGTACATAATAGATCCGCCGGCGCCGCGGATTGGCTGGGATCCAGGTACCAGGAGAGACATAACCTGGCGACGATGCCACAGGGAGTAGGGCTCCGGAGGAATTCCGCAGACCTCGCCGCGGTGGAAGCCGCGCGCTTTCTCAGGGAATGTGGCCTCTGCAAGCGCCTCCTTGGCCCTGGACGGGACATCTTCATGTATAG GGGCGAAGCATTTTGCAGCTTTGAGTGCCGTCAGCAACACATGAAACACGATGAACGCAAAGACAAGTGCTCTATGGTCTCCATCAAGGATAGTACTGCACCTGCAGCCAATAGCAACGAGCAATCTGGCAATGGAGAGACCCTTGCCGCTGTTTAA